The DNA sequence TTTCACCCTTAAATTTTCTGAATGCTGATAAAAACTATGATGCTGGTCGCGATGGCGGTTGGCCAATTGCAATTCAACTCCCCTGCTATCACTTCTGGCAATCTGCCTTTCGATCCCTCCACGGCCTTTTCAGAGGAAGTGGACATCCCGGAGCTCACCCGCGTACAGATGGAAGAGCTACAGGCTCCAGCCCCGGGCACGCTGCTTTTCCAAGCCGATCAGGAAACCGGTTATTATCTCTATGATGGAGAAGGCTGGATGAACATGGAAGCGGTGGTCTTGCTGCTGGAAGAAAATCCCAAGGCGCTCTGCTCTCACCGAGTAGTCGCTACAGCAGTGGCATGGAGAATTGCTTCAGCCAATCCGCAGTTTATCGTGGATAATCTACAGCTCATAGAGCACAACAGCACTTCTGTTTCCGAATACACCTGGATGCTTCACGAAACTGTGTTGAATCCCCGGGTAGAACAAGCAAAAAACCTCATGGCAACGCTCGTTGAATAATTTGAAGCTAATTATTGATGACAGTGTTTGTGTGAAACATGGGTCGGTTCCAATCTTGGAGTCGACCTTTTTTTGTGTGGGGGAAAGCATGTAATGTGCGGCTGGCTGGTGTGGGGTGAGGTGCCTGAAGGATTCAGTCGGTGGTATACGGGACCTATCTTAGTGGAGATCGTCGGCTGCGGCCCTTGTGGTCGCCCTTCATCACGCATGCGGGAGTTGACCTCACCTTTCCACCGACCGAGCGTCCAGCGAGTCCGGAAGGGACCGACCTCGCGACCTGCATGCTCGGGAGAAAAGACTGCCTCAGCACGCGAGGGCACCCCCTAATCATCCTCCTTTCCGGAAAAGAAATAGGGCCTCTGGAGTAGAAGCCCTATATGGTGAAATCTATGTATGATAGCCCTAGTCAATAAATGACTGGATGGTTTCCTTCATTTTCATCAACTGCCGGATCTTGCTATCGATCAAGGACAGTTTCTCTTCGAGTCTTTCTTTGGCCAAAGAACTTGGGCGCTCGCCACATTCCATCAATTCGAGCATGGCGGCGGTTTCAGAAAGGGAAAATCCCATCTCCTTGAGGCGATCGATCCATTTGAGGCGCTCGAGGTTCTCTGCGGGATACTCCTTGGCATCGGTGGGATCGGTAGCAGAGGCCACCCGCTTCAACAAATTGAGGCGTTCGTAGTACCTGATGGTGTCCATGGACAAACCCGAGCGATGAACTAATTCACCAATTCTCATAAGATGTAAGTTTGATATTCCGAAGGATGACTGGACCATATTGGTGACTTGCCAAATAATGGAATGTCCACCAGAAAACGGACGACAAACCCCCGAAAATCAAACACAAATCCTTGAATGTTGTGGGCACTCCCCATTTCAAGCGACCATTCAGCCCCAGCAAGGGCACCAATCAGGCACCGGTTTCCGCCAGTCTCGTTAGACCTTATGCGAAATTCGAGGGGAGGTGATTAGTTTTACAGAACCATGAAATCCCATCTGCTCTGAACATGCCTGCTTTGGATTGCTAACACATGCGTCCACTTCACGAAATCCCTACGCCCCCCGACACCGATACCTATGATCGTCCTCGGGGCATGTACCTGCTCTGCCTCGCTGGAATCCTTGCCATCGCATGGGATCTCCACTTGGCGTTTACGGCCGAATTCCATCCGGAAGAGCGCTGGTTCTCCATGTTCATGCTGATCAGCAGCGGCGTAAGCGCCTACAGTTTGTCAGGAATGTATCTCGGAAAGAAATGGGCCGCCTTCACCTACCCCACCGTCGTATTCGTCAACCAGATTGCCTGGCTGATGACCGAAGAATGGACCTCCACGGGGATGATTTTACCCGCGATCGTGTCCCTAATGGGCCTTTGGTATTCCAAGGACATGAAATAGCCCTACACCGCTTGTAGCTCCTCTTGCTTGAGGCTTCTTCTGCGTTTGCGGCTAAAGAGGCTCTTCATCCCTTGCTTGGACTCCCGGACGAAGGCTCGTTGCTTTCTGCGGGCAAATCCTTTGAGGAGTTTGGCTCCCCAAAACTTGGGTCTACTGAATGCCTCGATGTGATACCAAACGCTTCCATCGGGTTTCCATTCCACCCAGAACACCTCTTCCCCATGTTCGATGTGGTCCACCGTACCATAGGCAAATCCAAATCTGCGCGGTTCATCGATCACATAGATGACACGACAGCTATTTTTCCACCACAACCCCCACAGCCGGAACATCACTATGACATCCATCCCAGGCTCGATATCTGAGTGCTTGGTCATGATGCGGGTCCATTGGGCGGGAAACATCCGCCAAGACCGGATGGCTTGCCGAGCTCTGACGAAATCGGCCTTGCCATCTCCCAGGTGGCAAGAGTTTCGGTCATGGTCGTATCCCGCTGGGAAAGTTCGATATTGTGTACCTCCGATCTCGGGATAAGAGGGGTTCAGGGCTTCGCGATCTTGCAGCCAATTCATCGCTTCGTGGGTACCGGGGAGGTATGGCGTTGGATTCATATCGGGCGTATGACGATTATGTTCAATACTTTCAATCTTCAGTGAAACTTATACGGGTACCAGGTTGAAAGTTGCGCCGATCAGGCATCGAAATCAGGGGATTCAACCACAAAACCGGCCCCCTACGAGGTAAGGAGCCGGTGTCTAAGAACTTATCCAGATTGTATCGATTGAGTATCAATGCCTACTGGCACATATCCCCATCGGTATTGTTTTCAAACGTATTGCCAGACTCGGTGAGGGTGACCGCTGCCCGGGTGAAGATTCCGCAACCTCCACTGTCGTAGAATCGAGAATTGGTGACAGAGAACTTCCCAGATTTGAGGAACAAGTTGGCAGGATCATTACAGCAATAGACGTAGTTGGAGCCGGCGTGGCCTACCTCTACATATTCAAAGACATTGCTCAGGGAATTGGTCTCTACGTGAATTCCTCTCCAGTATCCAGTAGTAGCTTCCTTACCGGTCATGGTGATTTTCTTGGAGGACGTCCCTTCGGCGTTCAGGAAGCCATCATTGTAGATTCCGAGACCTCCATTCTCCTTGAAGACGAAAGCGACTCCAGGGTCAAGCGTCAAGCCCTCGACGATATCGTAGACTTCCCCATCAAAGAGGAAAGGAACATTGGCTTCCTGAATTTGGATGGCGTTTTCCAAGGTTCTTCGCTCGATCCCAACGTAATCCTCCTCATTTCCTGTGTAATCCGACCCCAGTCCGTCAAGCTCGCCGGCATTGGCCAACTCGATGTAGAGTGGTACTTCGTCATGTGTAGTGACCGTATTTTCGGCATAGTCCACCAATTCAGCCTCGCTATTCACATGGAGACCAAC is a window from the Pontibacter sp. G13 genome containing:
- a CDS encoding MerR family DNA-binding protein, coding for MRIGELVHRSGLSMDTIRYYERLNLLKRVASATDPTDAKEYPAENLERLKWIDRLKEMGFSLSETAAMLELMECGERPSSLAKERLEEKLSLIDSKIRQLMKMKETIQSFID
- a CDS encoding DUF1990 domain-containing protein, whose protein sequence is MNPTPYLPGTHEAMNWLQDREALNPSYPEIGGTQYRTFPAGYDHDRNSCHLGDGKADFVRARQAIRSWRMFPAQWTRIMTKHSDIEPGMDVIVMFRLWGLWWKNSCRVIYVIDEPRRFGFAYGTVDHIEHGEEVFWVEWKPDGSVWYHIEAFSRPKFWGAKLLKGFARRKQRAFVRESKQGMKSLFSRKRRRSLKQEELQAV